ATTTTGTGTTAAACGACTGGCAAAACTGGAACTAACGGACAAAAAAACACCAAAAAGCCCGCCTTAATGCGGCTCGCATAACCATGCAATGTAGTGCATAAGTTTCAGCTTTCGTCCGCCCTTCTCCCTGCATCTTTCGCGACACTGATTTTATCACTCTCCCCCAGGGCACCGTCTGACAATATGTATTAAAGGAGAAAGAAGAATATGACGGTGATTTCTGAAAACGCGTATTCACATCCTTGCGTGAGACAGATAAGCAGCAAACAAAACATTTCTTAGATCTGAAACATTAAATTTTTATTATATATGGCGAAATAATATTGATAAAATCAATGATTATGATAATAAATAGCAACCTAATTTTAACTGCCGAAATTTGATTTAAACGACAGTCAAAATAAGTAGCCTGGCTTCATAAGGCGCGTCTTCACCCTTACCAGACAGTCATCAGTAAGGGGAATATAAAAAATACACACTGCCAATTTTGTTGCTGATTTTTCAGATCAGTATATTGGCACAGGGACTTAACATGAAATTCAAACTGAACAAAGTCACACAAGTGGCGACTGCAGGTCTTTTATTTGGTTTAGCTTCTTTTGCTGCACACGCAGAAATCACTCTGATTAAACAAGACCCACAGCCGAACGATCCGCTGAGCCGCCTGAACTTCCAGGTTGGCGGCAGTATTCGTCCGCAGTTCCAGTTCCAGAACGGGGTGAAAAACTACAAGACCAATGGTTTTGATGGCGGTACACGTTTCCGTTTTTCTGCTGATTATTATCTGTTTGATGACATCAGCTGGATTAACTACTACGAGCTGGGTGTGAATATTCCTGCCCTGACTGGCTGGGATAATCACCACGCAGATGGCGCGCATAACACCAGCCGTCGCATGCTCTACACCGGTCTGAAAAGCAAAACTTACGGCCAGTTGACCTTCGGTCAGCAAAACAGCGTTTATTACGATGTGGTCGGTGCGAAAACCGATATCTGGGATTACGACATGCTCGCCCAGGCACCGGGTAATGGTGTGAACGGCGATTACGATGGTTCTTACCGTTCCCGTAAGATGCTGAAATACAAAAACACCTTCGGCGATGCAGATGTGTATGCCTCTTACCTGTTCGAAGACAATGAGTTGCTCACCGGCAAAAACGGGCTGCGTTACAAACGTAACGGCGGCGGTTCTGTCGGTGTGGATTACCACATCACCAAAGATCTGACCTGGGGTACGGCGTACAACTACACCGACGCAGAAATGAGAAACCCGGGCGACAACACCTCTAAAGATTACAACCAGAGCATTGTTGGTACTGCGCTGAGCTGGAAACCCGGCAACTGGACAGCGTCCTTCGGTGGCGGTTACTACCATGACTTCCTGACGACTGGTGTGAAAACTGAAGATCGCTTCTTCGCGGGCGATGCTTATGGTCTGGAATACTTCCTGGGGTATGCTTTCCCAATCAATCAGCTGGCGGTCAAAACCATTCAGCCGTACTTCATGGGTGACCGTCTGACCTATGTAACCGGCCGTAATTACCAGCGTATTGATAACGGGTTGGGTGTGTCCTTCCAGCTCGATTACGGCTTCCGTGTTGATTACGAGCACGTGTTCACGTCCTCTACCGATAATCTCGGTGATATGAATCTGATCCGTCTGCGTTACGATTTCTAAATCTTAACGACTGAACTTTTGGGGCCAGCTTTACGTCTTATTGACGGGCTGGCCCTTTCTTTTTACACCATTTCATCTATCCCACGTACGCAAAGCCAGACTAAACTCATAGAGACAGCTGTCGCTATATCCACTATGTAACCTGCAGGAGAGCTTTGCGATGTCAGCATTTTTCCGGTCCGACGTGACTGCCATTGGCGACTACCGAGCCGAATTGGGTGAAACTCCCGTCTGGTGCCAGCGTACACAATCTTTGCTTTGGGTCGATATTCTGGCTCAGTGTGTTTTGCGCTACTGGCCCGACAACGGGCAAACTGAAATTCATGAACTCCCCTCGCTGACCAGCGCCGTGTTGCTGACCGAAAAAAGAAATCAATTTTTGCTGGTTTCCGTCGACGGGATCCATC
This window of the Rahnella aceris genome carries:
- a CDS encoding porin, with translation MKFKLNKVTQVATAGLLFGLASFAAHAEITLIKQDPQPNDPLSRLNFQVGGSIRPQFQFQNGVKNYKTNGFDGGTRFRFSADYYLFDDISWINYYELGVNIPALTGWDNHHADGAHNTSRRMLYTGLKSKTYGQLTFGQQNSVYYDVVGAKTDIWDYDMLAQAPGNGVNGDYDGSYRSRKMLKYKNTFGDADVYASYLFEDNELLTGKNGLRYKRNGGGSVGVDYHITKDLTWGTAYNYTDAEMRNPGDNTSKDYNQSIVGTALSWKPGNWTASFGGGYYHDFLTTGVKTEDRFFAGDAYGLEYFLGYAFPINQLAVKTIQPYFMGDRLTYVTGRNYQRIDNGLGVSFQLDYGFRVDYEHVFTSSTDNLGDMNLIRLRYDF